CGGCCTGCGATAGATTGACGACGGTCACCGTCGGTATGTGATAGGACGCCCCCGCCGAGGTACGATGCACATCGGTCGTTACCCGCGCGCTATTATCCTTGGGCAATACGACGCCTGCTGCGCCGAAATAATGGGCGCTCCTCATTATCGCGCCGAGATTATGCACATCGGTAATACCGTCGAGCATAAGAATGAGCGGACACTTTCCAGCGGCTTTCGCCATTTCGGCCAGCGATGCGGCGCTGTAGGCGGCAAGCGGCGTATCGCTCACCTCCGCTACGATCGGGGCGCTTGTCTCCGTCGTTTTACGTAATGTCGTACGCGGGAGATATTCGACGCGCACGTCCTGCCTCGCAGCAAGATCGGCGAGCTCGCGCA
This is a stretch of genomic DNA from Spirochaetota bacterium. It encodes these proteins:
- the rlmB gene encoding 23S rRNA (guanosine(2251)-2'-O)-methyltransferase RlmB encodes the protein MFITAKNVIAEALKAGTVKRLLVDESESKQRVRELADLAARQDVRVEYLPRTTLRKTTETSAPIVAEVSDTPLAAYSAASLAEMAKAAGKCPLILMLDGITDVHNLGAIMRSAHYFGAAGVVLPKDNSARVTTDVHRTSAGASYHIPTVTVVNLSQAVAELKDLGFWIYAADGKGDIPLADAKFDTPSVLIMGSEHGGVRQKLYEKADFRVRIEHYGGFDSLNVSTAAAVFLYGWRMKNPVVQGK